Within bacterium, the genomic segment CGCGCATCGTGCTCGCCGGCTGGAGTTCGTCTTCTCGCTGTTCCCGGTCCTGTCGGAGCGCGCGGACCAGCGGGCCGGGACGCTCAGCGGCGGCCAGCAGCAGATGCTGGCGATCGCCCGGGCGCTGATGCTGGATCCGAAGCTGCTGATGCTCGACGAGCCGTCGTTGGGGCTCAGCCCGGTCCTGGTCGACCAGATCATGGAGGCGCTCCAGAAGCTCCACCGCGAGCAAGGAATGACCATCCTGCTCGTGGAGCAGAACGTCCCCGCGGCTTTGGAACTGTGCGAGCGAGGGTATGTCCTCCAGACCGGCCGCATGGTCTCCCACGGGTCGAGCGCCGAGCTGCTGGCCACCGACTTGGTCCGGAAATCTTACCTCGGCATCTAAGGGCGAACCTCGCAGAGGCATCCCGGGAGGAGAAGAGGGTCGAAGGACCAAATGATTTCCAAACTTCCGCGATGATGCATGTAGGGGGGGCTGCTCGATGCGCTGGAAGCAGTCGGGGACTACACTGGCGCTGTTCCTCACCGCCAGTGCGCTGGCGTTGTGGGCGGGAACGCCGATGCCGGGCGCGTGGAGCGCCGCGGCGATCAAGGAAGTGCCCGTGGGGGTCGTCGTCCCGTTGACCGGGACATTCGCGAGCCTCGGGCAGGAGCACCTGTGGGCGGACCAGACCGCTGTCGACATCGTCAACAACGCTCACCCGGACATCTCGATCTACTACGCCAAGACCGAGGGCCTCCCAAATCTCGGCGGGGCAAAGATCAAGATGATCGCCCGTGACGATCAGAGCAAGGGCGACCTCTCCCGCACCGTGGCGATCCAGCTGATCACGCAGGACAAGGTGGCCTGGCTGGACGGGACGACGATCTCGGGCAACACCTCGGTCATCCAGCCGGTGGCCGAGCAGTACGGCATCCCGTATTCCTGCCATGGGTGCTCGTCGCCGACGCTGACCGAGAAGGGGTTCAAGACGTTCTGGCGGACCGGGCCGAACGACAGGGTGATGATCGGGGCCATCTTCAGCTTCCTCAATGAATGGCCCAAGCACGGCGGGCCGTCGGACCTCAAGAAGATGGCGCTCATGATCTGCGACAACCTCTTCTGCCAGGACGGCCGGAAGGTCGCCCTGGATCTCGCCGCCAAGAGCGGGATCCAGGTCGTCGAGGAGATCACGACCAAGATCGGGGGCGCAAGCCTGACCTCGGAGGTGCAGCGCCTGCAGGGCTCCACCCCCGACTTCCTCTTCCTCATCGAGTACCCGCCGGATACGATCGTTCTCCAAAACACGATGAAGGCGGCCGGCTGGATGCCCAAAATCATCGTGACCAGCGACGGCGCGTTCGACG encodes:
- a CDS encoding ABC transporter ATP-binding protein, with product MLEVTDLRVSYAGEVIALQGVSLSVRDGEAVALVGSNGAGKTTLLRALAGVLDAGGGEVRFDGRPITHVPASERVQLGIALVPEGRRLFSRLKVRENLILGTYTNKDRAHRARRLEFVFSLFPVLSERADQRAGTLSGGQQQMLAIARALMLDPKLLMLDEPSLGLSPVLVDQIMEALQKLHREQGMTILLVEQNVPAALELCERGYVLQTGRMVSHGSSAELLATDLVRKSYLGI
- a CDS encoding ABC transporter substrate-binding protein — its product is MRWKQSGTTLALFLTASALALWAGTPMPGAWSAAAIKEVPVGVVVPLTGTFASLGQEHLWADQTAVDIVNNAHPDISIYYAKTEGLPNLGGAKIKMIARDDQSKGDLSRTVAIQLITQDKVAWLDGTTISGNTSVIQPVAEQYGIPYSCHGCSSPTLTEKGFKTFWRTGPNDRVMIGAIFSFLNEWPKHGGPSDLKKMALMICDNLFCQDGRKVALDLAAKSGIQVVEEITTKIGGASLTSEVQRLQGSTPDFLFLIEYPPDTIVLQNTMKAAGWMPKIIVTSDGAFDDETWLQATKKVNGAVGWMGRDPTVVDQARKNPNWVKINEIYKKYSHGQNMGDLAMREFTGFMWIADTINRAGSLEPEKLLEAAAKTFTRPKDLIIDYTGVKFDQNHQNILAGGVVAQIGWDGEKHLLWPWDKAAQSGYKVMYPSPSWDERAKHPAP